A single Pan paniscus chromosome 21, NHGRI_mPanPan1-v2.0_pri, whole genome shotgun sequence DNA region contains:
- the HNF4A gene encoding hepatocyte nuclear factor 4-alpha isoform X3: protein MVSVNSPLGAPVESSYDTSPSEGTNLNAPNSLGVSALCAICGDRATGKHYGASSCDGCKGFFRRSVRKNHMYSCRFSRQCVVDKDKRNQCRYCRLKKCFRAGMKKEAVQNERDRISTRRSSYEDSSLPSINALLQAEVLSRQITSPVSGINGDIRAKKIASIADVCESMKEQLLVLVEWAKYIPAFCELPLDDQVALLRAHAGEHLLLGATKRSMVFKDVLLLGNDYIVPRHCPELAEMSRVSIRILDELVLPFQELQIDDNEYAYLKAIIFFDPDAKGLSDPGKIKRLRSQVQVSLEDYINDRQYDSRGRFGELLLLLPTLQSITWQMIEQIQFIKLFGMAKIDNLLQEMLLGGSSSDAPHAHHPLHPHLMQEHMGTNVIVANTMPTHLSNGQMSTPETPQPSPPGGSGSEPYKLLPGAVATIVKPLSAIPQPTITKQEVI from the exons ACACGTCCCCATCAGAAGGCACCAACCTCAACGCGCCCAACAGCCTGGGTGTCAGCGCCCTGTGTGCCATCTGCGGGGACCGGGCCACAGGCAAACACTACGGTGCCTCGAGCTGTGACGGCTGCAAGGGCTTCTTCCGGAGGAGCGTGCGGAAGAACCACATGTACTCCTGCAG ATTTAGCCGGCAGTGCGTGGTGGACAAAGACAAGAGGAACCAGTGCCGCTACTGCAGGCTCAAGAAATGCTTCCGGGCTGGCATGAAGAAGGAAG CCGTCCAAAATGAGCGGGACCGGATCAGCACTCGAAGGTCAAGCTATGAGGACAGCAGCCTGCCCTCCATCAACGCGCTCCTGCAGGCGGAGGTCCTGTCCCGACAG ATCACCTCCCCTGTCTCCGGGATCAACGGCGACATTCGGGCGAAGAAGATTGCCAGCATCGCAGATGTGTGTGAGTCCATGAAGGAGCAGCTGCTGGTTCTCGTTGAGTGGGCCAAGTACATCCCGGCTTTCTGCGAGCTCCCCCTGGACGACCAG GTGGCCCTGCTCAGAGCCCATGCTGGCGAGCACCTGCTGCTCGGAGCCACCAAGCGATCCATGGTGTTCAAGGACGTGCTGCTCCTAG GCAATGACTACATTGTCCCTCGGCACTGCCCGGAGCTGGCGGAGATGAGCCGGGTGTCCATACGCATCCTTGACGAGCTGGTGCTGCCCTTCCAGGAGCTGCAGATCGATGACAATGAGTATGCCTACCTCAAAGCCATCATCTTCTTTGACCCAG ATGCCAAGGGGCTGAGCGATCCAGGGAAGATCAAGCGGCTGCGTTCCCAGGTGCAGGTGAGCTTGGAGGACTACATCAACGACCGCCAGTATGACTCGCGCGGCCGCTTTggagagctgctgctgctgctgcccaccTTGCAGAGCATCACCTGGCAGATGATCGAGCAGATCCAGTTCATCAAGCTCTTCGGCATGGCCAAGATTGACAACCTGTTGCAGGAAATGCTGCTGGGAG GGTCCTCCAGCGATGCACCCCATGCCCACCACCCCCTGCACCCTCACCTGATGCAGGAACACATGGGAACCAACGTCATCGTTGCCAACACAATGCCCACTCACCTCAGCAACGGACAGATGT CCACCCCTGAGACCCCACAGCCCTCACCGCCAGGTGGCTCAGGGTCTGAGCCCTATAAGCTCCTGCCGGGAGCCGTCGCCACAATCGTCAAGCCCCTCTCTGCCATCCCCCAGCCGACCATCACCAAGCAGGAAGTTATCTAG
- the HNF4A gene encoding hepatocyte nuclear factor 4-alpha isoform X4 — protein MSDWGQGFPQDPPDTSPSEGTNLNAPNSLGVSALCAICGDRATGKHYGASSCDGCKGFFRRSVRKNHMYSCRFSRQCVVDKDKRNQCRYCRLKKCFRAGMKKEAVQNERDRISTRRSSYEDSSLPSINALLQAEVLSRQITSPVSGINGDIRAKKIASIADVCESMKEQLLVLVEWAKYIPAFCELPLDDQVALLRAHAGEHLLLGATKRSMVFKDVLLLGNDYIVPRHCPELAEMSRVSIRILDELVLPFQELQIDDNEYAYLKAIIFFDPDAKGLSDPGKIKRLRSQVQVSLEDYINDRQYDSRGRFGELLLLLPTLQSITWQMIEQIQFIKLFGMAKIDNLLQEMLLGGSSSDAPHAHHPLHPHLMQEHMGTNVIVANTMPTHLSNGQMSTPETPQPSPPGGSGSEPYKLLPGAVATIVKPLSAIPQPTITKQEVI, from the exons ACACGTCCCCATCAGAAGGCACCAACCTCAACGCGCCCAACAGCCTGGGTGTCAGCGCCCTGTGTGCCATCTGCGGGGACCGGGCCACAGGCAAACACTACGGTGCCTCGAGCTGTGACGGCTGCAAGGGCTTCTTCCGGAGGAGCGTGCGGAAGAACCACATGTACTCCTGCAG ATTTAGCCGGCAGTGCGTGGTGGACAAAGACAAGAGGAACCAGTGCCGCTACTGCAGGCTCAAGAAATGCTTCCGGGCTGGCATGAAGAAGGAAG CCGTCCAAAATGAGCGGGACCGGATCAGCACTCGAAGGTCAAGCTATGAGGACAGCAGCCTGCCCTCCATCAACGCGCTCCTGCAGGCGGAGGTCCTGTCCCGACAG ATCACCTCCCCTGTCTCCGGGATCAACGGCGACATTCGGGCGAAGAAGATTGCCAGCATCGCAGATGTGTGTGAGTCCATGAAGGAGCAGCTGCTGGTTCTCGTTGAGTGGGCCAAGTACATCCCGGCTTTCTGCGAGCTCCCCCTGGACGACCAG GTGGCCCTGCTCAGAGCCCATGCTGGCGAGCACCTGCTGCTCGGAGCCACCAAGCGATCCATGGTGTTCAAGGACGTGCTGCTCCTAG GCAATGACTACATTGTCCCTCGGCACTGCCCGGAGCTGGCGGAGATGAGCCGGGTGTCCATACGCATCCTTGACGAGCTGGTGCTGCCCTTCCAGGAGCTGCAGATCGATGACAATGAGTATGCCTACCTCAAAGCCATCATCTTCTTTGACCCAG ATGCCAAGGGGCTGAGCGATCCAGGGAAGATCAAGCGGCTGCGTTCCCAGGTGCAGGTGAGCTTGGAGGACTACATCAACGACCGCCAGTATGACTCGCGCGGCCGCTTTggagagctgctgctgctgctgcccaccTTGCAGAGCATCACCTGGCAGATGATCGAGCAGATCCAGTTCATCAAGCTCTTCGGCATGGCCAAGATTGACAACCTGTTGCAGGAAATGCTGCTGGGAG GGTCCTCCAGCGATGCACCCCATGCCCACCACCCCCTGCACCCTCACCTGATGCAGGAACACATGGGAACCAACGTCATCGTTGCCAACACAATGCCCACTCACCTCAGCAACGGACAGATGT CCACCCCTGAGACCCCACAGCCCTCACCGCCAGGTGGCTCAGGGTCTGAGCCCTATAAGCTCCTGCCGGGAGCCGTCGCCACAATCGTCAAGCCCCTCTCTGCCATCCCCCAGCCGACCATCACCAAGCAGGAAGTTATCTAG
- the HNF4A gene encoding hepatocyte nuclear factor 4-alpha isoform X6 → MRLSKTLVDMDMADYSAALDPAYTTLEFENVQVLTMGNDTSPSEGTNLNAPNSLGVSALCAICGDRATGKHYGASSCDGCKGFFRRSVRKNHMYSCRFSRQCVVDKDKRNQCRYCRLKKCFRAGMKKEAVQNERDRISTRRSSYEDSSLPSINALLQAEVLSRQITSPVSGINGDIRAKKIASIADVCESMKEQLLVLVEWAKYIPAFCELPLDDQVALLRAHAGEHLLLGATKRSMVFKDVLLLGNDYIVPRHCPELAEMSRVSIRILDELVLPFQELQIDDNEYAYLKAIIFFDPDAKGLSDPGKIKRLRSQVQVSLEDYINDRQYDSRGRFGELLLLLPTLQSITWQMIEQIQFIKLFGMAKIDNLLQEMLLGGSSSDAPHAHHPLHPHLMQEHMGTNVIVANTMPTHLSNGQMSTPETPQPSPPGGSGSEPYKLLPGAVATIVKPLSAIPQPTITKQEVI, encoded by the exons ACACGTCCCCATCAGAAGGCACCAACCTCAACGCGCCCAACAGCCTGGGTGTCAGCGCCCTGTGTGCCATCTGCGGGGACCGGGCCACAGGCAAACACTACGGTGCCTCGAGCTGTGACGGCTGCAAGGGCTTCTTCCGGAGGAGCGTGCGGAAGAACCACATGTACTCCTGCAG ATTTAGCCGGCAGTGCGTGGTGGACAAAGACAAGAGGAACCAGTGCCGCTACTGCAGGCTCAAGAAATGCTTCCGGGCTGGCATGAAGAAGGAAG CCGTCCAAAATGAGCGGGACCGGATCAGCACTCGAAGGTCAAGCTATGAGGACAGCAGCCTGCCCTCCATCAACGCGCTCCTGCAGGCGGAGGTCCTGTCCCGACAG ATCACCTCCCCTGTCTCCGGGATCAACGGCGACATTCGGGCGAAGAAGATTGCCAGCATCGCAGATGTGTGTGAGTCCATGAAGGAGCAGCTGCTGGTTCTCGTTGAGTGGGCCAAGTACATCCCGGCTTTCTGCGAGCTCCCCCTGGACGACCAG GTGGCCCTGCTCAGAGCCCATGCTGGCGAGCACCTGCTGCTCGGAGCCACCAAGCGATCCATGGTGTTCAAGGACGTGCTGCTCCTAG GCAATGACTACATTGTCCCTCGGCACTGCCCGGAGCTGGCGGAGATGAGCCGGGTGTCCATACGCATCCTTGACGAGCTGGTGCTGCCCTTCCAGGAGCTGCAGATCGATGACAATGAGTATGCCTACCTCAAAGCCATCATCTTCTTTGACCCAG ATGCCAAGGGGCTGAGCGATCCAGGGAAGATCAAGCGGCTGCGTTCCCAGGTGCAGGTGAGCTTGGAGGACTACATCAACGACCGCCAGTATGACTCGCGCGGCCGCTTTggagagctgctgctgctgctgcccaccTTGCAGAGCATCACCTGGCAGATGATCGAGCAGATCCAGTTCATCAAGCTCTTCGGCATGGCCAAGATTGACAACCTGTTGCAGGAAATGCTGCTGGGAG GGTCCTCCAGCGATGCACCCCATGCCCACCACCCCCTGCACCCTCACCTGATGCAGGAACACATGGGAACCAACGTCATCGTTGCCAACACAATGCCCACTCACCTCAGCAACGGACAGATGT CCACCCCTGAGACCCCACAGCCCTCACCGCCAGGTGGCTCAGGGTCTGAGCCCTATAAGCTCCTGCCGGGAGCCGTCGCCACAATCGTCAAGCCCCTCTCTGCCATCCCCCAGCCGACCATCACCAAGCAGGAAGTTATCTAG
- the HNF4A gene encoding hepatocyte nuclear factor 4-alpha isoform X1 encodes MVSVNSPLGAPVESSYDTSPSEGTNLNAPNSLGVSALCAICGDRATGKHYGASSCDGCKGFFRRSVRKNHMYSCRFSRQCVVDKDKRNQCRYCRLKKCFRAGMKKEAVQNERDRISTRRSSYEDSSLPSINALLQAEVLSRQITSPVSGINGDIRAKKIASIADVCESMKEQLLVLVEWAKYIPAFCELPLDDQVALLRAHAGEHLLLGATKRSMVFKDVLLLGNDYIVPRHCPELAEMSRVSIRILDELVLPFQELQIDDNEYAYLKAIIFFDPDAKGLSDPGKIKRLRSQVQVSLEDYINDRQYDSRGRFGELLLLLPTLQSITWQMIEQIQFIKLFGMAKIDNLLQEMLLGGSSSDAPHAHHPLHPHLMQEHMGTNVIVANTMPTHLSNGQMCEWPRPRGQAATPETPQPSPPGGSGSEPYKLLPGAVATIVKPLSAIPQPTITKQEVI; translated from the exons ACACGTCCCCATCAGAAGGCACCAACCTCAACGCGCCCAACAGCCTGGGTGTCAGCGCCCTGTGTGCCATCTGCGGGGACCGGGCCACAGGCAAACACTACGGTGCCTCGAGCTGTGACGGCTGCAAGGGCTTCTTCCGGAGGAGCGTGCGGAAGAACCACATGTACTCCTGCAG ATTTAGCCGGCAGTGCGTGGTGGACAAAGACAAGAGGAACCAGTGCCGCTACTGCAGGCTCAAGAAATGCTTCCGGGCTGGCATGAAGAAGGAAG CCGTCCAAAATGAGCGGGACCGGATCAGCACTCGAAGGTCAAGCTATGAGGACAGCAGCCTGCCCTCCATCAACGCGCTCCTGCAGGCGGAGGTCCTGTCCCGACAG ATCACCTCCCCTGTCTCCGGGATCAACGGCGACATTCGGGCGAAGAAGATTGCCAGCATCGCAGATGTGTGTGAGTCCATGAAGGAGCAGCTGCTGGTTCTCGTTGAGTGGGCCAAGTACATCCCGGCTTTCTGCGAGCTCCCCCTGGACGACCAG GTGGCCCTGCTCAGAGCCCATGCTGGCGAGCACCTGCTGCTCGGAGCCACCAAGCGATCCATGGTGTTCAAGGACGTGCTGCTCCTAG GCAATGACTACATTGTCCCTCGGCACTGCCCGGAGCTGGCGGAGATGAGCCGGGTGTCCATACGCATCCTTGACGAGCTGGTGCTGCCCTTCCAGGAGCTGCAGATCGATGACAATGAGTATGCCTACCTCAAAGCCATCATCTTCTTTGACCCAG ATGCCAAGGGGCTGAGCGATCCAGGGAAGATCAAGCGGCTGCGTTCCCAGGTGCAGGTGAGCTTGGAGGACTACATCAACGACCGCCAGTATGACTCGCGCGGCCGCTTTggagagctgctgctgctgctgcccaccTTGCAGAGCATCACCTGGCAGATGATCGAGCAGATCCAGTTCATCAAGCTCTTCGGCATGGCCAAGATTGACAACCTGTTGCAGGAAATGCTGCTGGGAG GGTCCTCCAGCGATGCACCCCATGCCCACCACCCCCTGCACCCTCACCTGATGCAGGAACACATGGGAACCAACGTCATCGTTGCCAACACAATGCCCACTCACCTCAGCAACGGACAGATGTGTGAGTGGCCCCGACCCAGGGGACAGGCAG CCACCCCTGAGACCCCACAGCCCTCACCGCCAGGTGGCTCAGGGTCTGAGCCCTATAAGCTCCTGCCGGGAGCCGTCGCCACAATCGTCAAGCCCCTCTCTGCCATCCCCCAGCCGACCATCACCAAGCAGGAAGTTATCTAG
- the HNF4A gene encoding hepatocyte nuclear factor 4-alpha isoform X2, which produces MSDWGQGFPQDPPDTSPSEGTNLNAPNSLGVSALCAICGDRATGKHYGASSCDGCKGFFRRSVRKNHMYSCRFSRQCVVDKDKRNQCRYCRLKKCFRAGMKKEAVQNERDRISTRRSSYEDSSLPSINALLQAEVLSRQITSPVSGINGDIRAKKIASIADVCESMKEQLLVLVEWAKYIPAFCELPLDDQVALLRAHAGEHLLLGATKRSMVFKDVLLLGNDYIVPRHCPELAEMSRVSIRILDELVLPFQELQIDDNEYAYLKAIIFFDPDAKGLSDPGKIKRLRSQVQVSLEDYINDRQYDSRGRFGELLLLLPTLQSITWQMIEQIQFIKLFGMAKIDNLLQEMLLGGSSSDAPHAHHPLHPHLMQEHMGTNVIVANTMPTHLSNGQMCEWPRPRGQAATPETPQPSPPGGSGSEPYKLLPGAVATIVKPLSAIPQPTITKQEVI; this is translated from the exons ACACGTCCCCATCAGAAGGCACCAACCTCAACGCGCCCAACAGCCTGGGTGTCAGCGCCCTGTGTGCCATCTGCGGGGACCGGGCCACAGGCAAACACTACGGTGCCTCGAGCTGTGACGGCTGCAAGGGCTTCTTCCGGAGGAGCGTGCGGAAGAACCACATGTACTCCTGCAG ATTTAGCCGGCAGTGCGTGGTGGACAAAGACAAGAGGAACCAGTGCCGCTACTGCAGGCTCAAGAAATGCTTCCGGGCTGGCATGAAGAAGGAAG CCGTCCAAAATGAGCGGGACCGGATCAGCACTCGAAGGTCAAGCTATGAGGACAGCAGCCTGCCCTCCATCAACGCGCTCCTGCAGGCGGAGGTCCTGTCCCGACAG ATCACCTCCCCTGTCTCCGGGATCAACGGCGACATTCGGGCGAAGAAGATTGCCAGCATCGCAGATGTGTGTGAGTCCATGAAGGAGCAGCTGCTGGTTCTCGTTGAGTGGGCCAAGTACATCCCGGCTTTCTGCGAGCTCCCCCTGGACGACCAG GTGGCCCTGCTCAGAGCCCATGCTGGCGAGCACCTGCTGCTCGGAGCCACCAAGCGATCCATGGTGTTCAAGGACGTGCTGCTCCTAG GCAATGACTACATTGTCCCTCGGCACTGCCCGGAGCTGGCGGAGATGAGCCGGGTGTCCATACGCATCCTTGACGAGCTGGTGCTGCCCTTCCAGGAGCTGCAGATCGATGACAATGAGTATGCCTACCTCAAAGCCATCATCTTCTTTGACCCAG ATGCCAAGGGGCTGAGCGATCCAGGGAAGATCAAGCGGCTGCGTTCCCAGGTGCAGGTGAGCTTGGAGGACTACATCAACGACCGCCAGTATGACTCGCGCGGCCGCTTTggagagctgctgctgctgctgcccaccTTGCAGAGCATCACCTGGCAGATGATCGAGCAGATCCAGTTCATCAAGCTCTTCGGCATGGCCAAGATTGACAACCTGTTGCAGGAAATGCTGCTGGGAG GGTCCTCCAGCGATGCACCCCATGCCCACCACCCCCTGCACCCTCACCTGATGCAGGAACACATGGGAACCAACGTCATCGTTGCCAACACAATGCCCACTCACCTCAGCAACGGACAGATGTGTGAGTGGCCCCGACCCAGGGGACAGGCAG CCACCCCTGAGACCCCACAGCCCTCACCGCCAGGTGGCTCAGGGTCTGAGCCCTATAAGCTCCTGCCGGGAGCCGTCGCCACAATCGTCAAGCCCCTCTCTGCCATCCCCCAGCCGACCATCACCAAGCAGGAAGTTATCTAG